In Notolabrus celidotus isolate fNotCel1 chromosome 5, fNotCel1.pri, whole genome shotgun sequence, the genomic window aagaaaaacatgaaacttCGTTTAAAAGTCAACAAAATATCATAAgccatgattgtttttttttttttctctatgccCTTATGGCATGTGATGGACTTTCACTCATAATAAGAATAAATCACAGCAGTGCatctattatattatatttgattTAAGGTTAGGTTAAAATTGTAATGTTATTTAGGCCTATGGATTACGGCCTTCTTGTTTTTTAGCCTGTGGAATTAGGACAACCATCCTTGATGCTAATGTAAACATAATTCCactggagaaaaaaaggctATTTATCTCACATCATCATTTTAGATCTGTGCCCTGattcttcttttcctctctccagGAAATTTGGGACCAAGTGTGACGGCTGTGATCAGGGCATTTTACCTAGTGATCTGGTCCGCAGGGCCAAGAGCAAAGTGTTCCACCTGAACTGTTTCACCTGTGTGATGTGTAACAAACAGCTGTCCACCGGAGAGGAGCTCTACATCCTGGACGAGTTCAAGTTCGTCTGTAAAGAGGACTATCAGAACAACAATGGAAAAGACACAATACTACTCTCAGGTGAGGATGTGTTCATCAGCACAATGGCTATTTTTTAGGGGATGGTAAAATACAgtttatcttttaaaaacaataaaggaaAACTGTTCCAATACGTTttagtgttgttattattattattattattattattattagtagtagtagtagtagtagtagtagtagtagtagtagtagtagtagtagtattattattattatcattattattattatcattattattttgcccagacaaagctgttttttgtcttttaatccTATGTATGATTTTGACATACATTTAAAGCCAAACCCTGCTTTTATATTGAAGGTATATGATTTACATTATCAATACTTATAAATATCCTTGTCATATAGTAACAGCATAATATTTTTCCCCTGACAGTCACGACGTGCAGCGACCCAAGTCTGTCCCCGGACTCACAGGACCCGCAGGAAGACGGGAAGGACTCGGAAACGGGACACTTGTCAGACAAAGACGCGTGTAACAACGAGAACGAAGAGCAGACCGGCGTCGGAAAACGACGCGGGCCTCGGACCACCATCAAAGCCAAGCAGCTGGAGACCCTGAAGGCGGCGTTCACGGCCACGCCGAAACCCACCAGACACATCCGGGAACAGCTGTCGAGGGAGACCGGCCTCAGCATGAGAGTCATCCAGGTGAAAATTACGCACTAAAAAGTCTCATTGTGAAACGTCTTAATCTACGATCTGTCACCCTGATGATAATAGCAGGGTTCACTCTGGTTACACAGCACCCAAATAATTATTATACAACACAGAATCCAATCAAAATGTGCTAGAATTGCTCCCATTGccattaatatatatatatatgtgtgtgtgtgtgtgtgtgtgtgtgtgtgtgtgtgtgtgtgtgtgtgtgtgtgtgtgttttatatactGCGTCTTTAGTACAACTTTAGGGAATATGTCCCTTATACTTagcttattttcttatttatttgccCATAATCTTTAGTCCCATAGCGCCTCTACCCACTTAGCACGGATGTCCATGGGTACTTAAAGAAAGCTCCTTGGGTGATTCTGATGGATTGACACATCGTATCCACATCAAACTACATTAAAAGGGAATTTTATCCACCATTATAATCTGTAATCACTCACGGCCTTCTTCATAGTCCCTTTCTGACTTCATCTACGTTTTAAGTTGTGTTGTGAAATTTGATTTGAGAAACAAAAGTTGACAGCTATCTTAAAGAGTGGCTCTCCTATTTAGGCCTATGCAACTTAAATCTAAAATGTTCACTCTTAACGCATTAACAAGACTGTTGGAATTCTAATAGCTCTGTTGGAAATACTGTCTTTACTCATCCTTCCTTCATGATTGTGTTATTTATGCCATTTCTCCATCGCTTTGTCCTGAAGGTCTGGTTCCAAAACCGGCGATCCAAAGAGAGACGCATGAAGCAGCTGAGCACACTGGGCGGGAGGAGGCATGTGTTCTTCCGCGGCCCGAGGAGGATGAGGGCGCTGGGAGAGAGGCTGGAGGCAGAGGAGCTGGGACAGTTTTCTTATTATGGAGGTGAGGGATCAGTTAATTCCTTGATATCcaaagtgaatgtttttttggACATTAAACTGTGTTGGCTGTTTGTTTGCCTTTTgtctgtttatatatatattttttactcaTTATTGTATGTTTAAGTGCCTGATCTGATTTTAACAAGCACTTGCATCTTTGCATATGCAGCACCTCACTtaataattattaattaaaaatgtaaatatcatTTAGACTTTATTGAATGTTAAGAAATGTGCTTCTTTATATTGTTTCATTAAACTCTTGATATCCTTATATATTCTGCACACTAATCCTGATGTATCTTTGAATACAGATTTTCCTGGGGAATACTACGGCTCAGGAGGGAATTACGAGTACTATCAGGGCCCTCCCTCATCCCAGGCTCAGACTCCAGCAGACCTGGGCTTCGTGCCCTCCTCCGTCCCTGCCGGCACCCCATTAGGAGCCATggaccaccaccaccaccaccacccggGGCACCACTGTCCTCCAGAGGTGCAGTGTTTCTCTGACACAGTATCTATCCACCATCCTGCAGACTCACCCAGTCCAGAGCCCAATATGCCAGGCTCCATGCATAGCATCTCCAGTGAGATGTGTGGCCCCGGCACACCTTTTACCTCTGTGTCCCTTAGTGACAATGGATACACCAACCAGCTGTCACAAACCTCCTCAGACATGAGCGAAGGCACCGGGTGGTAGTCCTGAGGAAACCAATaacaagacacacttttattttgaaggcaaatCAACACTTTGTTGGCATTATTTATGCtccctgatttatttattcatgtatctatttatgtatctatttatttatgtatctatttatttgctTGCTTTCCTGTTAAGCTGTATTTAAGTATTTATAAATCTCTATATTTGTATGCTGGTATCATTGTTTAATAACTTGTCGATCAATAGATTGTTTTAAACAGTACACATTAATTTGACTCATTGATACGTGGACAATGCTGGGCCTCAGTGATTAAGCAATAAACAAACGTGTTTAAAGGCAGCagaaagtgtttttatgtgttaatGAGACCACCTATGACAAATAtttgacattagtttctttaaaatgttgatataaaaGGTGCATGAAGCATTTCTTGTCCCCTTCAGTATTTGATACATGCAGTATCCACCATTCAGGCACTCATGTTAGATTATTATAATTGTCATGTTCAATGCATTTGACCAAAAACCTCTCTCAGGACTGTCTAAACATTGTTccctgtttatttattcattgttaTCTGAATAATGTGATTATTTCAACATGTTTGCCTTCAAAAGGAAATCTTTATAATGTGGAAATTTTATATGTAACAGCAAACAATTTGACTTCAATGTGACACAAGTCAAGCAGTACAGTCAACTgtttacttaaagctccagtattCAGGGGTTTGGATATCAGTGTTGTATAAAAAGCTCTTGATTTAAATGCAAACAAACCAAACTTTTGtagctgttttatttatgtgGTCCCTCACTGTGCTCATTTGTACTGTCCTCATTGAAAACAACGAAACACTAATAATAAACTGTTGCCAAATGAAAGCACAGTGAATTTTGCACTTTGACTTCTGTTCACTTTTCATCTAACTGGAAGATGTTCATAGAAGAAACAGTCATTTATACACCATGGTTCTGTGTTTATGTCATAAAATTGTCTTATATCGATGGTTTCAAACATGCTGCATGATATAACATAACATTCTATTAAAGACATAGTGATACTTAATTTAAAGATCCcctaaagctactgtgaggaactaAGATGTGTTGATTTAGGCGCCTCCTATGTAGAAAGGGGTATTTTACACCTTGTGCACTGTTTTCTTGTTATAACAAAAACGTTCCATTAAGACTCAAATTTGTCACTCATCAAGTGAGTAAACAAAAAATCTGTTTTGGCAGTGTACTGTTGATCACTTCATGTGACACCTACACCTGCAGCAGCATTTTCAGGTCTTTGTAATGACATTTAGAGATGATTGATCTGGTCGCTGATTTACTTGTTTGGTTCCGCAGGTCTTTAATAGGGGATCAGTAATAACTTCAGTCCGTTTCCTTGACCAGTAAAAATCACCTCACTTgagctttaaccctcctgttatgttcgtttctctagaacagcaataatgttcctgggtcaatttgacccaggcatataaaattatccaaaagtgtcagaaccccaaaaaaatcccattacatttttttaatctaatttctaACTCCATTTCTAACCATTTTAATCAAGATTTaatccattggtgttctttaattctcacagatcatggttcaatgaggataactgacatttttttcattaaaattaaagttaaaacttattttatgtacattggaaaaccctaaatataaatacagtaatttgacatgacagatttttgtttattttactttacattttaatttttttttatgaagtgatgttgataaattaacatgacacctcttttgacacatgctgcccatattttaatgctgtatttagtttgtttggagggcacaatttgacccacaacataacaggagggttaaagggaCAACAATGTATTTCTAAACCAGCATGATTAATCACCTTCCACATATCATAACTCTCAGGAATATTTTACTCACATTACtaaactttcactttttttgtctttataggCGTGTATGACTATacgttacaatgttacaatgttacaatgtcatttagcagacgcttttatccaaagcgacgtacatatgagaacaagaacaacacaagcaaagatctagacaagaggaaacaagatcagtaagagtaacaaagtgcttcaagtcaatttgggtgcaggtactgccaagccaATACGTCCTGTACTTATGTAGTGATGGCTTTTTGAATGCCACAGTCGCTATCAGTGAGACATATACTGTGACTGCATGGTGGGCCTCCGACTACATATCATTATGACAACTTGATGTAGTTGGACATAGTTGACTTTCATTGGCTGTATCAGGTGACAGATGATGTCATACCGTCCAtcatttcaaaatatatatGGATGTTATTTTTGGGTTGGGTTTCTCTGGCAAATGTATCTTAAGCTCATAACTCACAAACAAAGTTATGATACTTTTAATGGGTGCTCAGATTCTGTAGCCATTGGTATTTTTATTGATACAGGATGCTGCAGAGTATAGCCCTTATCCAAAACTCTGACACTGCAAACAGCTTGTCAAGAAGAATCTGCCTGCTGCGGTACAGTCGACAAAAGTCAAGTCACTAACCCAGACAAAACACCCAGCCAGCGAATGATTCAGTTTCACCCCCAGGAGTAGTTGGTCAGCATCCTTTTCTCATCACTTTGCCATGCTAGTGAGCTGTGCGCTCACTGTGAGCAAAGAACACACAGTACCAGGAATGTTTTTTATCAAAAGATGGAATGTATCTGCCACAGTTTGAAGCATTTGTAATATATCCTGAATAGCTGCAGCATACATACACTCATGCACAATAACTGGCTTGTCTGATATACTAATTTGCACTCTAAAGCATCTCTGCTTGTACTGAAGCATAGCCTCATGATAGAGTTAATCTCCTGGAGTTAGGAAAAGGTCAACGCAGCAAAAAGGAGGGCAGGACTGAATATCAAGCCTCCGAGCTGTGAGGCAGGGGGCTCGGGGAGCAGGTCAGTGGATCTGTTTGAGGGAAGGGCAGGACAGACAAGGCTGATGAACTATACACTGTATCAAAAATCACTGAGTATCATATATCCTGTAGACTTACTGATGTTTCTAATATGCATACTGGATTTTTTCCCATCAGAAGTTAGTCACATAATGTTCACAGAATTCATAAACATCAAAAGATTTCAAATAAACAGGCAAAGGTGTTGATTTTCTCAGATTCTGACATTATTAAACACATTATAAGACATAAATCACTGAGTTAATTCATCTCTACATTTGGTCAAATTAGGGTCAAATTTCCCTAAGTTGTCTTTGGCTTTCAACCCAAAGCCAAATCACCCCTATTTGGAGAGatagttctcttttttttttaagaggggttgtatgaggtatttGTCAATAATAAGTGTTTTACCCACAGGACATGCTGCTCAGCTTGACCTCATTGTTGAGAAACCGGGCGGTGAACCAGTTAGGAAGCTAGGTTATCAACTGCAGCAgtcaaacccaaacccaaattTTGATGTAAGTGTATCTTTAACTAGAACATTTTCAGCATTTTACATGGCTGTTGTTAGGCACTGTTCTGTGGTTGTAACACATATGTCTTTCTCCTCCTGCAACATACACTTACACCAACATTAGTGTTTGGATCAGACTTTCACAGAATGAGATTAATTACAGAGAAGAATTGACTCAATCTCTATTTGATTTAATGACTTTTCTGAAAAATCTGTCCTTTTTTCGGCTtaaggaaaaataataaaaaacgtTATTGATTTCCTGATTTGCGGGAAACAGTGAACTACCATAATAAATTGCCATAATGTGACAAAGTGAAATACTTGTCTTTTACTCTGTTTAACAATCCAGTATATGTGTAGCAGTCATCTCCAGA contains:
- the LOC117813366 gene encoding LIM/homeobox protein Lhx1-like, with product MLQCAGCEKPIVDRFLLKVLDRPWHIKCVQCCECKCTLTEKCFSREGRLYCKNDFFRKFGTKCDGCDQGILPSDLVRRAKSKVFHLNCFTCVMCNKQLSTGEELYILDEFKFVCKEDYQNNNGKDTILLSVTTCSDPSLSPDSQDPQEDGKDSETGHLSDKDACNNENEEQTGVGKRRGPRTTIKAKQLETLKAAFTATPKPTRHIREQLSRETGLSMRVIQVWFQNRRSKERRMKQLSTLGGRRHVFFRGPRRMRALGERLEAEELGQFSYYGDFPGEYYGSGGNYEYYQGPPSSQAQTPADLGFVPSSVPAGTPLGAMDHHHHHHPGHHCPPEVQCFSDTVSIHHPADSPSPEPNMPGSMHSISSEMCGPGTPFTSVSLSDNGYTNQLSQTSSDMSEGTGW